Genomic DNA from Bacillota bacterium:
CGAGCCCTCGTGAACAGCACCATCGTCGCAGTATTCTCGACCATCATCGCTTTGATCCTGGGCATCCCGGCCGCGTATGCCCTGGCGAGGTTCCGGTTCTTTACCATAAAGAATAGGGATATTACGGTATGGTTCCTTTCCCAGAGGGTGCTGCCGCCCGTTGTGACGGTGATCCCATTTTTTCTGATGATGCGCTCGGCAAGGCTCCTGGATACCAGGACGGCTCTCATCCTTGCAAATGCCACGTTCATTCTCCCCTTTGTCGTTGTGATTATGCGCCAGACGTTTGCGGATTTGCCCCTGGAGCTCGAGGAGTCCGCCCTTGTCGACGGGGCAACCCATCTCAGCATTTTGAGGAATATATCCTTGCCGCTGGCGGCACCCGCGATCGCCGCTACAGCCCTGATTATATTGGCCTTTACCTGGAATGAATTCCTTTTTGCGCTCACCATCGGGAGCCGGCAGGCCGTCACAATACCCGTCCACATGGCGGGCGCAGTGGATACCCGCGGGGTCCAGTTCTGGTTCATGGCCGTCCGGGCGCTCGTTGCCATGCTGCCGCCAACGTTGCTTGCGCTCTTTGCCCAGCGCTATATTGTCCGGGGTCTCACGCTGGGAGCGCTCAAAGGCTAGCTCCCCAAGCATGCGTAGTGACAACTTTCTTGGCAGGTCACGCGCAGGAGTGCCAAATTTATGGGCAGGTACTCGCTCATCTTGCCAATATTCTTGGCAGTTTGCCCCGGTCAAAGGTGAAAGTGCCAATATTCTTGGCAGGTCGCGCGTAAAAGTGCCAAGATTCTAGGCAGTTTTGCCGCACTCAGGGGTTAGCCTGCCTAATTTCTTGGTAGAGTGGGGGCGGGCCTGCCAAATTCCTTGGCAGGGGGGTGGGGGGTGGGGCATCCTGCCAAGTTTCTTTGCAGGCGCCGTGTGGCGCCTGCGTCTGGAATTTATTTTACGTCGCATAATAGATATTATGTTAACTAAAAATCGAAGAGGCCCAAAAAGGACCAGAAAAAGGCCCGGGAATGAGTCGCTGGTCAAGCATGTAACCTGAACCACCTGAACCAGTTAGTTTAAGTTCATTTCCCGGGCCTGTCCGTCTTCCTAATTGTGTTCCTCAATGTACAACGTTGCTTTCCAAATTGACAAATTTGGATTGACAAATTTGGTTACTGCGCTACCGCGCTGCCCGGCATTACACTGTCCACCACTTCCTGCT
This window encodes:
- a CDS encoding carbohydrate ABC transporter permease, with protein sequence MKGKEDGGLSSTRRRTKSVIILILAIAAALWAFMPFYWALSTSLRSPLETFTVAGLGVPFVQFKPTLANWIDQLSIGETQRALVNSTIVAVFSTIIALILGIPAAYALARFRFFTIKNRDITVWFLSQRVLPPVVTVIPFFLMMRSARLLDTRTALILANATFILPFVVVIMRQTFADLPLELEESALVDGATHLSILRNISLPLAAPAIAATALIILAFTWNEFLFALTIGSRQAVTIPVHMAGAVDTRGVQFWFMAVRALVAMLPPTLLALFAQRYIVRGLTLGALKG